In Nitrosarchaeum koreense MY1, one genomic interval encodes:
- a CDS encoding thiolase domain-containing protein encodes MTFVEKVCVLGAGSTKYGKLSESIADITTQASVLAIENAGIDPKEIKASYISNVFGVADKQVHLGPVLMSRLGIPDKPSLTIESACGSGSVSFREAYANVAAGFYDCLVVTGVEKVTHTGTEWTTTYFAYCSDFFYEGQAGASFPGLFASMARAYLTEFGATEEDFARVAVKNHDNGFLNPKAHMQKKITIDDVLKSPVVASPLKLYDCCPFSDGASSVILCSEKFAKEHGGDYIEVIGSGRGGSPAALQGREHMTTIPSTKIAAADAYKMAGVTPKDIDFAEVHDCFTIAEIVDTEDLGFFEKGKGVQAVREGRTSLNSDISINPSGGLKSKGHPIGATGVGQVVEVFDQLTGKAGARTVKDAKIGLTHNFGATGASCAVHIFQSV; translated from the coding sequence GTGACATTTGTGGAAAAGGTCTGTGTTCTTGGCGCAGGTAGCACCAAATATGGTAAATTATCAGAAAGTATAGCTGATATCACTACTCAGGCATCAGTTTTAGCTATAGAAAATGCAGGAATCGATCCAAAAGAGATCAAGGCATCTTACATTTCAAACGTCTTTGGGGTTGCAGATAAGCAGGTACATCTTGGACCTGTTTTAATGAGTAGATTGGGAATTCCAGATAAACCATCATTAACAATAGAATCAGCATGTGGAAGTGGCTCAGTATCATTTAGAGAAGCATATGCCAATGTTGCGGCTGGATTTTATGATTGTCTTGTAGTAACTGGCGTTGAAAAAGTAACTCATACAGGAACTGAATGGACAACAACTTACTTTGCATATTGTTCTGATTTTTTTTATGAAGGCCAAGCAGGTGCATCTTTTCCAGGATTATTTGCATCAATGGCAAGAGCTTATTTGACAGAGTTTGGTGCAACTGAAGAAGATTTTGCAAGAGTTGCAGTAAAGAATCATGATAATGGATTTCTCAATCCTAAAGCTCACATGCAAAAGAAAATTACAATTGATGATGTACTAAAGTCTCCGGTAGTTGCAAGTCCACTAAAACTTTATGATTGCTGTCCATTCTCTGATGGCGCAAGTTCTGTCATTCTTTGTTCTGAAAAGTTTGCAAAAGAACATGGTGGTGATTACATTGAAGTAATTGGGTCTGGTAGAGGTGGTTCACCTGCTGCATTGCAAGGACGTGAACATATGACTACAATTCCTAGTACAAAGATTGCAGCTGCAGATGCATACAAAATGGCTGGTGTTACTCCAAAAGATATTGATTTTGCTGAAGTACATGACTGCTTTACAATTGCAGAAATTGTTGACACTGAAGATTTAGGATTCTTTGAAAAAGGTAAAGGAGTACAAGCTGTAAGAGAAGGTAGAACTAGTTTGAATTCAGACATTTCAATTAATCCATCAGGAGGTCTTAAATCAAAAGGACATCCAATTGGAGCTACAGGTGTTGGACAAGTAGTAGAAGTATTTGATCAATTAACTGGTAAAGCAGGAGCACGAACTGTTAAAGATGCAAAAATTGGTTTAACTCATAATTTTGGTGCAACTGGTGCAAGTTGTGCTGTTCATATATTCCAAAGTGTGTAA
- a CDS encoding topoisomerase DNA-binding C4 zinc finger domain-containing protein: protein MPPKKSLLKTIQVKRTVGRHVAKTTKSKTVIFKKEIMQYLDINGYLSWSSKDRKYMILGTNSPKNGLVECPECRLGQIILIRSRTTRKRFMGCSNFHGGCKASSPLLQKARLRAMKIPCDVCKWPMIIFRYSRKQKWTRQCSNFNCESRKIKSSK, encoded by the coding sequence ATGCCACCAAAGAAATCATTGCTCAAAACTATTCAGGTTAAAAGGACTGTCGGCAGACATGTAGCAAAAACTACAAAGTCAAAGACAGTAATTTTCAAAAAAGAGATCATGCAATATTTGGACATTAATGGATACTTGTCTTGGTCATCAAAAGATAGAAAATATATGATTCTTGGAACAAATTCTCCAAAAAACGGGCTAGTTGAATGTCCAGAATGTAGATTAGGCCAGATAATACTAATCAGATCTAGAACAACAAGAAAACGATTCATGGGTTGTTCAAACTTTCATGGAGGTTGTAAAGCATCATCACCACTATTACAGAAAGCAAGACTTAGAGCAATGAAGATTCCATGTGATGTATGCAAGTGGCCAATGATAATTTTCCGTTATTCACGAAAACAAAAATGGACTAGACAGTGTTCAAACTTTAATTGTGAAAGTAGAAAAATTAAATCTTCAAAGTAG
- a CDS encoding carbon-nitrogen hydrolase family protein, whose protein sequence is MKVAIVQFKASTKKETNLKKIIDYITKAAEKKATLVAFPEFMMFYTNSSQSSKQLATLAETITGNFVTSIAKCAKENHIDVVGSFYEKSTKKDRVYDTSFIIDKNGKVISRYRKIHLYDALGFRESDKMVKGSKIAKPVSTTIGKIGMMICYDLRFPEMSRLLAVAGSEILVAPSAWVKGNMKEEHWITINKTRGIENGCYVIAPDQVGNIYCGRSLVIDPYGKILLDMKKKQGIGYVDIELKNVTQIRKILPLLKNRRTDIYPTLKI, encoded by the coding sequence ATGAAAGTTGCGATTGTACAGTTTAAGGCATCTACTAAAAAAGAAACTAATCTAAAAAAAATTATTGATTATATTACAAAAGCAGCAGAAAAAAAAGCTACACTTGTTGCATTTCCAGAATTTATGATGTTTTATACAAATTCATCACAATCATCAAAACAGCTAGCAACTTTAGCTGAAACTATCACTGGAAATTTTGTAACTAGTATTGCAAAGTGTGCCAAAGAAAATCACATAGATGTTGTAGGATCATTTTATGAAAAAAGTACAAAAAAAGATCGCGTATATGACACTTCATTTATTATTGATAAAAATGGTAAAGTAATATCAAGATACAGAAAAATTCATCTATATGATGCTCTAGGATTTAGAGAGTCTGATAAAATGGTTAAAGGTTCAAAGATTGCAAAACCTGTATCAACTACTATTGGGAAAATAGGAATGATGATTTGTTATGATTTAAGATTTCCAGAGATGTCAAGATTACTTGCTGTTGCAGGCTCTGAAATTCTAGTTGCACCATCAGCTTGGGTGAAAGGTAACATGAAAGAAGAACATTGGATTACAATTAACAAGACACGTGGAATTGAAAATGGTTGTTATGTCATTGCCCCTGATCAAGTTGGAAATATTTACTGTGGACGAAGTCTTGTAATTGATCCATATGGAAAAATTTTACTAGACATGAAAAAGAAACAAGGAATTGGATATGTCGACATTGAATTAAAAAATGTAACACAAATCAGAAAGATTCTTCCATTACTAAAAAACAGACGTACTGATATCTATCCTACTTTGAAGATTTAA
- a CDS encoding tautomerase family protein — MPLITVSMYPGRTQQQKDEYAKAITKSAVEILKTKESHVIVVFEDNPKENWFLAGNQL; from the coding sequence ATGCCGTTGATTACAGTCTCAATGTATCCAGGAAGAACTCAACAACAAAAAGATGAATATGCAAAAGCAATCACAAAATCTGCAGTAGAAATTCTAAAAACAAAAGAATCTCATGTCATTGTAGTTTTTGAGGATAATCCAAAAGAAAACTGGTTTCTAGCAGGAAACCAACTTTAA
- a CDS encoding rhomboid family intramembrane serine protease, with the protein MFPLRDENPHPPGFKPKVTYALIAANVIVFLIEIAYTGQFIEFTNQNAFSLFYNWGAVPNCVTGATVSNIDFGQGSTQIKCPTEPYISLLSSTFLHGGAMHLGGNMLFLWIFGDNIELKFGRLKYLGIYLMWGISAGLIHILGDPTSVIPAVGASGAISGILGAYLVMFPRAKIQTVMIMGFFIRMLHIQARWFLPFWLVFQNLLPFFIGGFGVAGGGVAYLAHIGGFVVGLATGYLYKKTHGSEYTYGTRYGYKG; encoded by the coding sequence ATGTTTCCATTACGCGATGAAAATCCCCATCCTCCAGGATTCAAACCAAAAGTAACTTATGCATTAATTGCAGCTAATGTCATTGTATTTCTTATAGAAATCGCATATACTGGACAATTTATTGAGTTTACGAATCAAAATGCATTTTCATTATTTTATAATTGGGGAGCAGTACCAAATTGTGTTACAGGCGCAACTGTTTCTAACATAGATTTTGGACAAGGATCAACACAAATTAAATGTCCTACTGAACCATACATCTCTCTTCTTAGTTCTACTTTCTTACATGGTGGTGCAATGCATCTTGGAGGCAACATGTTGTTTTTGTGGATATTTGGCGATAACATTGAACTAAAGTTTGGCCGATTAAAGTATCTGGGAATTTATCTGATGTGGGGAATAAGTGCAGGATTAATTCACATACTTGGTGATCCTACAAGTGTAATTCCTGCAGTAGGTGCATCTGGTGCAATATCTGGAATACTTGGTGCATATCTTGTAATGTTTCCAAGAGCAAAGATTCAGACTGTTATGATAATGGGATTCTTTATCAGAATGTTGCATATTCAAGCTAGATGGTTCTTGCCATTTTGGCTTGTTTTCCAAAACTTACTTCCATTTTTTATTGGTGGATTTGGTGTTGCAGGCGGTGGTGTTGCATATCTTGCTCATATCGGTGGATTTGTAGTAGGACTTGCTACGGGTTATCTATACAAGAAAACACATGGTTCTGAGTACACATATGGAACAAGATATGGATACAAGGGCTAA
- a CDS encoding peptidase, protein MKNQHLDSKIFSTLSNLSKLKILFLSTGFLFVLLFSQSVFAEVFIPSQEYVGYYDHEGVYTVGGNVKNQNDFALIPTISITVIDGKNTLTTTITHVTIPPRTDIPFKIKLPEITGDSPILLEPKLKFAKTEKDPLSIMILYDKTLIKHDDGHVTGRIINNGNQTIFNPKVLAIANGHEKMLDVVSNIEYIEKIEPGEIKEFSMYPDPSITEDIFYYSCFAPVDSTVIPISTKKNGGDFDFRYDSGAWYSAAKFNEEGTTLTMRGYNSYPLETYANFEFPQISGKEKFNVTLNDKPVHFIQSIDDMGFWHVAFTVGPTSQDILKITGFEKGLPPITSKIPQWIKTNANWWSTDQISDLEFLEGIAFLFEKGIISVPSKEITVQSNWKIPSWVKTASLWWSEDKISDDDYLNIIENLVKRKIILV, encoded by the coding sequence TTGAAAAACCAACATCTGGATTCGAAGATATTTTCAACTCTTTCTAACCTGTCTAAATTAAAAATATTATTTCTTTCCACTGGGTTTTTATTTGTTTTATTGTTCTCGCAATCAGTTTTTGCCGAAGTTTTTATCCCTTCACAAGAGTATGTTGGATATTATGATCATGAAGGTGTCTATACCGTTGGAGGTAACGTAAAAAACCAAAATGATTTTGCACTAATTCCAACGATTTCTATTACTGTGATTGATGGAAAAAATACACTTACAACGACAATAACTCATGTTACGATACCACCAAGAACTGATATTCCATTTAAAATAAAATTACCTGAGATAACAGGCGACTCTCCTATCTTACTTGAACCTAAACTAAAATTTGCAAAAACAGAAAAAGATCCACTATCAATTATGATTCTTTATGATAAAACCTTAATCAAACATGACGATGGTCATGTTACTGGGAGAATTATTAATAATGGAAATCAAACGATATTCAACCCAAAAGTTCTTGCAATAGCTAATGGCCATGAAAAAATGTTAGATGTTGTTTCTAATATTGAATATATTGAAAAAATAGAACCAGGCGAAATTAAAGAATTTTCGATGTATCCAGATCCTTCAATTACTGAAGATATTTTTTATTACAGCTGTTTTGCTCCTGTAGATAGCACTGTAATTCCTATTTCTACTAAGAAAAATGGAGGCGACTTTGATTTTAGATATGATTCTGGTGCATGGTATTCTGCAGCTAAATTTAACGAAGAAGGAACCACTCTTACTATGCGTGGATATAACAGCTATCCACTTGAGACATATGCAAATTTTGAATTTCCACAGATTTCTGGAAAAGAGAAATTCAATGTCACATTAAATGATAAACCTGTTCACTTTATCCAAAGTATAGATGATATGGGATTTTGGCATGTTGCATTTACTGTAGGTCCTACATCACAAGACATTCTCAAAATTACTGGTTTTGAAAAGGGACTGCCACCTATAACTTCTAAAATTCCACAGTGGATAAAAACAAATGCAAATTGGTGGTCAACTGATCAAATTTCTGATTTAGAATTTCTTGAGGGGATAGCATTTTTGTTTGAAAAAGGAATTATCTCTGTACCCTCAAAAGAAATAACAGTTCAATCAAATTGGAAAATACCTTCATGGGTTAAAACTGCATCATTATGGTGGTCAGAAGACAAGATCTCTGATGATGATTATCTAAACATCATTGAAAATCTTGTCAAACGAAAAATCATTCTTGTGTGA
- a CDS encoding winged helix-turn-helix transcriptional regulator produces the protein MTDRTIQLQQIIDQNPGIQFREIMRFSGLKNGVLSHYLGKLEKLGVIKVIRGPRQARFYPPQITDEQSKTIKALRKQTPRDLLLALIKQDGLEFNELVTEVGKSPSTVSLYLSQLVQDALVEIKLENTRKRYYIKSRMIIDQLIEDYRPRLLEKPTSGFEDIFNSF, from the coding sequence ACTATACAATTACAACAAATCATAGATCAAAATCCAGGGATCCAATTCAGAGAAATTATGCGATTTTCTGGATTAAAAAATGGTGTTCTTAGTCATTACCTTGGTAAATTAGAAAAACTGGGAGTGATTAAAGTAATAAGAGGTCCAAGACAAGCTCGCTTTTACCCTCCACAAATTACTGATGAACAATCTAAAACAATCAAAGCATTACGTAAACAAACTCCAAGAGATCTATTATTAGCTCTAATAAAACAAGATGGTCTCGAGTTTAATGAATTAGTAACTGAAGTAGGAAAATCACCATCAACTGTGTCTTTATATTTATCACAATTAGTACAAGATGCACTAGTTGAAATTAAACTTGAAAATACAAGAAAGAGATATTATATTAAATCTAGAATGATAATAGATCAATTAATTGAAGACTATAGACCAAGACTACTTGAAAAACCAACATCTGGATTCGAAGATATTTTCAACTCTTTCTAA